The region ttctttctaataatttcattctaatctatgtatatcttttacgtagaaaattttcatgcatctaaatttttgttttattttacagtggtcactgggtgttggttgctatggatctttcgagactaatggtgtattatctcgattcgttatcgggtgattggagtaaatatccgagtatgaagaagacggttgacgcgtaagtgaaattcccctaaatattcgtgtgtatttgtatatttaattatgtctgtcagattgatctcaatatacgtttttattttgttagggcaatactaaaatttagatcgaaaaagaattaccgtaataggaaggacattacctgggtcagagttcaggtatatattaagtatcttatttttgcttataatagtgtttgtttttttgcttataatagtgtttgtaagaaattaactatatatatattgtttgtttttctgtgtagtgtcctcagcaaaataattcggtcgattgcggattttttgttttgagatttatgagagatatcattgcgttgaatcgtatagacatcccaaaaatagtatggaataataacttagggtttattttaatattatcggatatttcatctaatttgttactaaatcatgaatatgttttattctcttaattgtagtactttgaggaatacaaatcttactcaagagctcatttggatgaaatgaaggatgaattgtgtcaattcattgttgatcaaagaatcatatagctatgttgtatattgttgtacatatatgtatggaatgttgttgttgtatgttgttgttgtatatatgttgtatattgttgttgtacttttactaaatcatgaatatgttgttgtatattgttgatcaaagaatcatatattaatgttgtatatatggaggattaatgttgtatataaatggattcatgttgtatatatcaatggattaatggtgtataacattggattaaaggatgaaatcaatatgaattttacacttttgcagcatgcgaacaggttaccaattaaatatccactgtttttcaaacatttttttttaaaataactaacactttagagggcgctttctgtagtaagcgccctctaaacactttacattgacaactttagagggcgctttgtccagaaagcgccctctaaacactttacattgacaactttagagggcgctttttccaaaaagcgctctctaaggtgtccctttatggaccactccagagggcgcttttttctgaaagcgcactataatgtgacccttaaagggccactttagacagcgctttctccaggaaaacaaagcgttgtctttacctatgtcagtgccactttagagagcgcttaaaagcgttgttataggccaaaataagcgccctcttttcccttatttggcgtagtggaTGTTATGCTACCGTTCGATTAATACGCCCACATGGAGGTGCGCTCAACTTAATAAAGAGGAAAATAGGGCATGACACATATGTCCTACTGGCATTATCAATGAAACATGTGTCTCCGCCAACATCCGAGAATTCACCGCCAAGTATAGGATTGGAGGAAGTATAAATCTAAAGTGGTCCCAAGGGAAAGCTAGAAGGGAGACCTTGTACTCAAGCAGGTTGTCATACCATCTTGCTTGGGAAAGTTGTAGCCTAACTGGAAAGGTTTGTACCATCTATGCAAGAAATTATTGCATAACGCTTATAAACACGGAGAATTGGATGGAAGGCTCATCCATAGGACGTGGAAATTAGTTAACCTAAGATATTATTATAGTTAGTCATTTACTATTTTCTATTCAATAAGGCGAGAGGCATTTGGTACGCCTATCTATGAACTTTTTTAAAAGTGTTTTGTTTGCATCTTCTAGCAAAGCAAAGAACTCATAAAGCGGGACCCGTCTTTTAAAACTGATGAATCATAAAATTGACAATATAAATGTTGGATCATCAAAGAGGAATCCTTGTTTCTCTTAAAGGTAATATGAATTATGGATCTTTAAAGAGGAATCCTCACAACCTTTAGAAATAATGTGAAATTTGGATCCTAAAAAGGAATCATTATTGCCTTAGAGGAAATATGAATGTTAGGTCCTAAAAGAGAAATCATTATCGCCCTCAGAGGCGATATGAATATTGGATTCTTAAAGAGTAATTTGTGTCACCCTTAGAAGCAATATGAATGTTGGATCCTCAAAAAGGAATCATTGTCACTCTTAGAGGAAATATGAATATTGGATCATCAAAGAAAACTCATTGCTTCCCTTAGAGGCAATATGTATGTTAGATCCTCAAACAGGAATTTTTGTCACCCTTATAGGCAATATGAATGTTGGATCCTCAAAGAGGAATCCTTGTCCCCTTCAGAGGAAATATCAATTTCGGATCCTCAAGGAGGAATCCTTGTCGCCTTTAGAGGATCCATTTATGCCCTCATATGCAATACGTTTGTTGGAACATCATTGAAGGATCATTGCCGAAAGAAACTCAAGCAATGCTTGAGGGACTCACCCTATCAATAAGTATATGTGGTCCATGCGACATGAAAGACGAATGTCAAAGAAGTAATTCCAAAAAATCTATAAGGGATGAAAAGataaataacaaacaaaaggTGCACATGCAAAAAGCATCAAATGATACAACACTTGAGGGACTCATCCTCTAAAGCAACACTTGAGGGACTTGTCTGCGAACAAGGGTCAAAGAGTTAGAAAAGCTTCCCTTTACGAAGTCTCTCTCGAGGGACTTGACTGTCTAAGTCTCACCCACGAGTAATTACCTTCCCTTAGAATTAAATCACTTTATTATTTCCAATACTTCGTGCTTGACGAACTGTGTATTGAGATATTTTCGTTGGGCCTCAGGGAAGATAATCCAAGGTTAATGCCACATGCTACCTGAAGTTGCGTCCCTAGTTGCCCAGTATTCGCAATTACTCATCCATATTAGGCTTGAGTCAACTTGTCTCTCACTCGCTTATTAAAATGTTGGGAATAACGTATCTTTGAACATTAACGGGATAGAAAAATCAATCAACGAAGAAAACCATGTTTCCCATAATTATAGGAGTAAAAAGGCTTCAATGCATCCCACGCTTACGAGGGAAGAGAAAAAATAACCACTCATTGGGTCTAAAGATCCAAACCCAAAAGATCTCTATAAATATCTCAATCTTATGTTTGAGAAGAGATTTATCCCCCTGTGTGAGCTAGCTCTAAACACCATCAACAACCCTAAATTTCATAGACAATCCTTCAAGTATATATCTATCTCCGTTATACTACTTTTAGCAATTACAATATAAAATTTTCAATATTATGAAAAATGATCCATATAATCGATCTCATTTAATGAGATATGATTTAATTATTATTGTATATGAAATTTACAATGAGGTTTATAATTAATATTCCATCAATAATTATAAGTGTCTATAATAATTAAAATTGTCTCTAAATATATGtctcattattattattattattattattattattattattattattattattatcatgAAATATAATCTTAATTTATATAATTAACTTACTTTTTTCTTTAAGATATATTATTAGTTTAtcttaaaatataaaaatttaatatcaaaaatatcaaaaaaaaatcttGTATTTTTATCTTATTAGTTTATcttatttttttttcttattaGTTTATCTTAAAATATACAAATTTTAAGAAATATGATTTTGTTATAACACTTATCCAGAGTCCTAGTTAACCAAAATTTGTCATTCTAGCTGTAGAAGCCACCGCCCAAAAACTATATCTAATGTTAATAGAGTATTTGTTTTGCATAATTTACTTTATGAATTGGAGCATCACTGACATTGAATTAGTATTGTCTCATTATTGTTACGATAATGGGGATTAAATATTAGTGGTCTTACCCTAGATGCATTTATTTGAGCTATGATGCAAAATCCATTATGCACTAATGTCATCCCAAATGTTGGGTTACTAGGTTTAGGTGTCAACAATGTGTTTTATCTTTTTCGACTGTGTGTCAACAATATGTTAGGTCATACCAAAATTGCAAGCAATATGGGAGGCAGTCACAAGAAAGAAGAGACTCTATATGTTGTCTTTTACTAGGGAAGGTTAAATGAAAAGATGTCACCTACATTTATTAGAACATTTGTGATAAACTATTTTTGCAAATAAAAGAAATGTTAATTTCTGTTATTTCGCACATATGTTAAGAAATTTATTATGGAAATATTCATCTTATATtttgtatatttaatttttaaatctgattaagaattttaaataaaaaaatattatatgacataatattttttaaagaaattaattatttatattttgaGTATATTGAATATACTGAAAAGTTATTTTAGTGTATTCAATCACTAACATAATTTACTTTTATATTTTCAGTATATTAAATATACTGAAATTAGTTATTTATATTCTCATGACATCTATTTATCCTCATGGTCCTGCCCAAATAAAAtcttctattttatttttaaaaaaataaaatctcttattttatttttaaaaaaataaaatctcttattttatttttcaacGTCACATATTTTATAGCATCAATTACTTTTTTaaataaagaatgaaaaaaaaaatcttcCTCATACATTGGACGTATATATAAATGGACGAAACCTTCCTCAAAATCTCAAGAGTCTTTAAAATCTCTTCAATAGTACTTTACTCTTGCATCTTCATTTTTATCAATGGCTCTTAGAAAACTCTTTACAAAGCGTCTTTTAGAAGGTGTCAAAACGACGCCGTCCCTTCAACAAACCATAGTTTCTCCAAACATTACCAAAACTAACTTCCACCGCGAGTATCTCTCTTCTCCGGATTCCATCAACCGAGGCGTTTTCCGGCGGTTTCTTCCCCGGAGATCCGTGCACCACTCCGACACAGCGAAGCTTCCGGACTTTCTGTCACTTCCAGTCGGAGAAAAACTCAGGGAGAAACTCAAAGGTATCAACAATGTTACTGGAACCGGAGATCATTTTAGTCTTGGTGATCTCAGTTTTCTGCCATTGTCGGCTCCGGGGACCGTCACCGGAAGTGAAATAACAGTTGAAGACGCGAGGAAAATTCTGAGAGCTTCGCAAATGGAGAAGGTGAAGGCGAAACTGAGAGACATTCCGGAAAACACGGTTTCTTACTCGGAGTTCTTGCGGGTTTGCTTTGAATCCTCTCAAAATCACGAGCAAGGGGATGAGTTTGCAAAGATTTTGGATGAATCTGGAAACGTCATCGTTTTAGGGAACATTGTTTTTCTCAGGCCAGAACAGGTACTTTCagtttctttctttctttctttaaCTATATATTCGTATTTTCATAACTGTTGTTAACTGAATATGCTTTTTTTTTAGTCTTATATAATTTTATTGATTGAAGTTAAATCATGGTAATTGTGCATATTTAGATTTTACTAGTTAGCGTATCCTTTTGATTTTCAATTAAATAtacattttatttttattttctgacAATAACCAAACATGCATGCAAAAATAGAAATGTTCCGAGGATTGAAAAGATTAAAAAATTGACATTTTAATATTTGATATTTTCATTATTACTTTTTGTTTATAATATATTTTATCCCCTTTAAAATTAGTACGGTACTGTAAAGATTTTGCATAGAGATTAAAAAATTAGCCTTGCTAATATATTCTCTACTATTATAATGACTTGTTTTTGGACACTATTATTATATAAAATTATAAGTTTTAAAATTTTGTCTTTAGTAAATTTAATTTTAAGA is a window of Lathyrus oleraceus cultivar Zhongwan6 chromosome 6, CAAS_Psat_ZW6_1.0, whole genome shotgun sequence DNA encoding:
- the LOC127092033 gene encoding calcium uniporter protein 4, mitochondrial; the encoded protein is MALRKLFTKRLLEGVKTTPSLQQTIVSPNITKTNFHREYLSSPDSINRGVFRRFLPRRSVHHSDTAKLPDFLSLPVGEKLREKLKGINNVTGTGDHFSLGDLSFLPLSAPGTVTGSEITVEDARKILRASQMEKVKAKLRDIPENTVSYSEFLRVCFESSQNHEQGDEFAKILDESGNVIVLGNIVFLRPEQVAKSIENLIHQSIASPNDPRRKELENMEKQKAIIDDKAKAQVQTELYCGLGFLTIQTLGFMRLTFWELSWDVMEPICFFVTSLHFAMAYMFFIRTSTEPTFQGYFHRRFTAKQECLMKKYNFDARRYSELCKVCYPSNHGGAKAESFSPPINNAAEETVLRALYR